In the Phaseolus vulgaris cultivar G19833 chromosome 7, P. vulgaris v2.0, whole genome shotgun sequence genome, one interval contains:
- the LOC137828718 gene encoding probable histone H2B.3, whose product MAKGDKKPAEKKPAEKAPAEKTKAEKKIPKDATSGDKKKKRKAKSVETYKIYIFKVLKQVHPDIGISSKAMGIMNSFINDIFEKLAQESSRLARYNKKPTITSREIQTAVRLVLPGELAKHAVSEGTKAVTKFTSS is encoded by the coding sequence ATGGCGAAGGGCGATAAAAAACCGGCAGAGAAAAAGCCAGCAGAGAAGGCTCCGGCGGAGAAAACAAAGGCAGAGAAGAAGATCCCAAAGGATGCTACCTCTGGTgacaaaaagaagaagaggaaggccaAGAGTGTGGAGACCTACAAGATCTATATCTTCAAGGTTCTCAAACAGGTCCACCCTGACATAGGGATCTCCAGCAAGGCAATGGGGATCATGAACAGCTTCATCAATGACATCTTTGAGAAGCTCGCCCAGGAATCATCCAGACTCGCCCGCTACAACAAGAAACCTACTATCACATCCCGCGAGATCCAGACCGCTGTCCGTCTTGTCCTCCCAGGAGAACTCGCTAAGCACGCCGTCTCGGAAGGCACCAAGGCCGTCACCAAGTTTACCAGTTCTTAA